The sequence tttcaaaaagattgtCGGAATCAGGTAAATTAACACTacatatactaattatatatagGATAATTACTTggtaatttatatttaattatgtttaatcAAGCTAATTTATGCTTTTTGGAAATTGATCTTGAACAGCTGGTACTTGTGGCTTTTTGTTGTTCTGTTTTTATTGATCAACATTGCAGgtattaattttttatcctAAGTATTACTAAATCTTACTCCTAATtttgctacttttttttttttaatatcttattatatatgtttcacttaaACTAATGTATGGTTTAAAATATGCAGGATGGCACTCTTACTTTTGGCTATCATTTTTACCTCTTGTTGTAAGTGACCATTGAAAAACTGGGTTGTTGTATCTGTTTGAATAAATTGGGATAAGACTATATGAATCACCACTGTCCATATTGTTTCATTTGACGatgtatatatttttgataaaatttatgCAGCTACTACTTCTAGTAGGAACAAAATTGGAGCACATAATAACAGAATTGGCTCAAGAGGTTTCAGAGAGGTCATCAGTAGTAGATGAAACCACACCAATTAAACCTTCTGATGAGTTGTTTTGGTTTGACAGTCCAAATCTTGTCCTTTACCTAATCCACTTCATTTTGTTCCAAAACTCCTTTGAGATTGCTTTCTTTGTCTGGATTTGGGTAATAACTTTTAACTTCTTTCTTTCAACTTAACTTCAATCACTTTTCTTCTTGTCTAACATGAAAAGAACTATGTTATTTGACAATTATCCAGTGTACTTATGGATTCAAATCATGCATCATGGAAGATTTGGGTTTcattattccaagacttattATTGGGTAAGCTCCTCAAATCCCATATAGTAATATGTTTCTGACAGAAAGTGACCATGTAGATTCTTTGGTGCCACAGGGTGATTGTTCAAGTTCTTTGCAGTTACAGTACTCTGCCCTTATATGCTCTTGTAACACAGGTAAATAAATACCTGTATCATTCTGTTTACTCAGACGCCTCTTTCTTATTGAAGACTCTATTTTTTTCACACAGATGGGAACCACATATAAGAGAGGAATATTTGGTGAGCAGACAGAAGATTCTCTGAGGATATGGGCTGGTACATCAAGCCACAATAAGATGGTCACAGAAACACTAGAAAGCATCACTGTTTCTAACAGACCTGCATGCAATGaaattcaagacatttcatcaacTGTTGAGCTTTCTTATCCAAACAAGCCTCACATTACTCCTTAGATGTACAGTTACTGGTTTTTCTTGAGTGTAAAAAAATAAGGATGaacaatacattattttttaaagagtaAACATTGTTAACTTTTCACTGAGAGAGGGAGAGATGTTCATGCTGCCTAATCAAATGTTGTCATCATTTTCCAATATCAATTAGCCCAGGCATCATCTCTAGTTACacaacacctattttttttttcttttgcgaAAAGCATCTCCCAATTTTCTAGTTACAAATATGGAGGGACGCATAAAACATTTCCCTCTTTAGCTCAAATTATTTACACACTAGTTATCTCGATGAAGTCCAAGGTTAAGAATCCTCTAACTACAAAGTTGACCAAACACTAGGAATTTTGGATTTTTGCATCGGAAGAGTCTCCAATTCTAACTTCCCAAGATTAGAGGTAGAGCCTTCAccattgttttcttcttcactTTCAAGTTGCCTCAGAGTCCTCTTGGCGTAGACGGTGAAAGCCACTATGGTGACAATTGCTATAATGAAAGAAATAACATTATAGACAATCTCAACTGTAGTCAGATGATGGTTCCCATATTGCACATCCGCAAATGTCCTAATTAGGCGACCACTGCAGACAAATTGCAGGAAGACAGAGTAAGCAAAACAGCAAATAAATATGGAAAAGAAGGAGGGAAGAGGTCTGGGGTATCAACCTGTAGATGTAAATGAAGGATTCAGGAGCCATTCCTGCAACAGATCCCCAAAAATAAGGCCAGAACCTCATCTTTGTCACCACCACTGCATAATTGAAGACTGTGTATGGAAATGGTGAAATCCTAAATATCGCAACGACACGGAATTGATGAAACCAACTCCCTTCTCCCACCAGTCTAATCATAGCTGCCATGTGAGGCCATCTCTTCAACCATTGCTGCAGATGCAATCAGAAGAACAGCATGAACTAAAATACAGGAAACTACAATACCAGTCCAGAACACCAATGAACTAATAAACTAGACAGGATGTGTAGGTATCTCACATGAATTCTATCTCTGAAAAACAAGCCAACGAAATATGGCAGGATCATCCCAACAGTTGTTCCAGCCATTATAATAACAAATCCAAGACCGTATCCAAAGATCATTCCAGCGAGCCACATTGATGGTCCAGAAGGAATTAGAAATACCGGAAACAGTGCCAAAGAAGCTACAAGTACGAGGGCAAGAACTGGACGGCCAAATGCAGTGGCTTCCCAATGTAGGGTTGGAACTAGAATCTACAAAATTTAAGAATGCACATATGACAACAAGTCAAGTAAAATCCACCTCAATTTGTTTGGCATTTTTTGACtagacacaaaatttaaaaagaaaggaGACCTTTAAGACATAAGctaaatatgtatgaaatagCAAAAATACCCTTGACCAAACAATTTCATTTATACTTAGTGAGGCCAACAAGTCTGCCAATGTCAAGTGGAATGTTATAGTAACTAGTTTCTAAAGATGGAAATCTGTCAACCTCttgcaaaaaatcaaaatatgtcAATCTTTTTGGACGGACAAATAATAAAGTGCACCAGCCAAATTAGGAAGTATAGAGTACGTAGATAGAGGCATGATACCTTCTCGAAAAAAAAGGGCACTCCCCATTTTATGGAAACTAGTAGAATTATCACAGAGAAAATACACCATATAATGGCCTTGATCCACCATAGAATAGCCTTTTTTCTAGACTGTGATTGGGATTGTGAAGGTCCAACTTCATCTGTTCTTTCATTTCTTATAACAAGCCTCACATACTCGCTGTCTTCCTTTACATGGCTCCCGCTGCTAAtattggctttctccaaatcaTCAGTCGACTCAGGCATCATTGTTTGACACCAGAAACCTGTGAGATGAAAAGACAGATACACAAGTCAAATATCTACTCACATACACAGTAAGATATTCTCATACTTATTCACAATTTTGAAGCCCATGTCGTATAAAGAGGACAAAAAGTTCCATTATCTATCAAGATAACAAAATGAAATGGTAACTATTAACTATATCGCCACATgagcatatattttttttactgaaCATGATCAAGAAAAGTTCAGTTACACTAAACACGGTCTGCGTTTTCCAATAAGCCCCAAGAAATACTGGAATTATGAACAatgccatcccaccaaaaaTCATGCATACATCTGCATTGACAAAAGAAacatacaattttctctgcatAAAAAGCCAAGGAACTAGTATTCTGTTCCATAAAATCCATTAATAACTTATTGAGAAAAAGGATTCTTTGAAGGAATTCACAGTAGCACCAAGATAAGAGGCATGCCCTAACAGCCTCAACCCCTTTTTGGGAAAGTTTCCTCCTATTACCTTAAAAGATCAAGAACAAATAGCAGCACAAGTCCCAGATGTTTAAAGTAACCGAGGCGGAAGATTTTGGTTTGACATTTCCCTTTTAAGCACGTTCAAGCTATGTGTTAAAACAGACCTGCTAACATTTACCTCACCAAGAACCAAGAGCATACCATTTCATTATTGGTCTTGCATAAAGTAATCAAGGAAACTGGTAGAGTGTGGAGACCAATAATTTATACAACAGATTCCTCACGATCTCATGACATTCCACTTTTAAACCCTCCACCCTTGCTATCCGCAATATATGCCAATAGAATGGAAGGAGGAAAGTTCATGTTGAACTTGGCTTATATAAAGTTAATCATATAAACTCAATGTCCCACTCACTACACACATTTATACTTGGCAGATCATGTAAGGTACTATCAAGCAATCACTATTATTCAGACTTTTGACATAAAGATGGTGGATTTAAATGACTTGTTGAGTTTATAAATTCCTTTTCCAGAGTATCTGCCTTGAAAAAGAATCAATTCTGACCAAAGCTAAAAAATTCTGGACTCCACATTCtatattcctttttctttttgtaattaaGTGGTACTAGTAACAGCATTAAGAAGATGCAATAATTACAAGATATGGCATTTTGAGCTTACGAAAAATCCATGGCTGACTATACAAACTATTTAAGCCACAACTAGGGAGTTGATAAAGTCCTGAAGTTGTTCAATTTGTTTGGTTGGTCCAAATTGTATCCTGCTATTAATGCAGAACCAAATTCTATATTCTTATAATCTAATAAGGGTACTAAGAGGCATGATACATGTGATAACAAAATTTGCTAGGAGGAAGGATATACACAAAAGcctatttaaaaatttgacaGGTCAACAATTAGAAACTCTAAACCTCAGAGACTTTAGAGCCCATGACTCCAAGATCCTCAAACTGAGACATATTTCCTATCTTGCATCTATAGTATTTTTGCCAAGGTGTGTTACTAATTCGTGGACTACTGGGCAATCCGAATTTTCTTGAATAATATTCAAGAAAAGAGTTCTCTAGAAAAGTCAAAACGTGtaacaaattgaaacaaaagagTACAAGAGTAGACAAagttttaacatatttataagaaaaaatctcAACTTCAAATCAACCTGATTTTAAATCACTGATTTCAGATCAAGATTTGAAATCATGACCAACACGTGAATTCCTTTTCAAACTAATACTGAAATTCCCACATGATGGGAGAACAATACATAAATCCTGAGCTCCTCTGTACTCACCAAACTACAAAACACCAAGAAAAGAAATTCCCAAAATAAAGCAAGATTTTCTTTATAAACCTCCAATAATGGAAGTATATGAAACTCCACTCTCTCTAAAATTCAAAACCCACCAAAAAAACTTATGCTTTTCCGTGACAGTTGTATGATTTCTCATAATTACTAAGTTTAATTTTCACATATGCAAATAACCAGAAACCAAGATACAAAATAACCAAAAAGAAGTGATCCATAAAGCAAATCTTTACCAGTAATCGAAGGATGGGAAAAGAATTAACaggattttcaagaaaaattacCGGTGACCGGTAGAGGCACAGTTCCGGCGAAGTACCACTATCTAAGGAGAAATGCTGCTACAGTGTGTGTTATTGTGCTTTCCTAGGCTTCTTTATTAATCTGCTTTTCGGGAATAAATTGGTTCCGTTAGGGACTTCcaccaaattattttttcttctcttttaatttagCTGTTTAACTTGTGTTTGTTTATAATAAAATTCTTAATAGTTGGTTGGAAAAGTATGAGAAcgtgtataaaaataataataataataaatttaatattaaaatagcAAAACTTGTTTATCTACCATGCATTTTTGTACAccttttacaaaataataatgaatagtttattttattaaattttaatctatTACCCCCTCCTTTCCcatttataatatattgaatATTTCGAATATTCtgcaaattcatgaaatatttatataaggtcaaatctaaattattCTACTTCAAGAAGTTCTCgaattatgaataaataactCATGAGAGAAGATCAAAGAAGGAACAAAACTGTAAATGCAATCGtgatgaataaaattgaataaataagaACCCGGAACATTTGTGATGTAAATGTGACGTCCAAGGAGTCTGGGTTGCTTAGTAGTAAAGGAAGCAATCTTTTTGTTTAATACTCTGGGTAGATAATGCTTCTTTAATAAAAGATTTTTGCATCATTCTTTACTGCCCTACACTTTTCTGCGTCGCATTTAATTTAGAGATATAAGCTTCATTAATATTTtgagtatttattttattttgagtagTTAATTGCAAATGTCTAAGTTTGGCAAATTTGACAAGTAGGCCGCCTTTTATAATTCTTCATGTTTGTCTAAACATACTTACcctaaatgataattttttgtaaaaaaataacatcTGAAATTCAACTTCATTTTCAAtttctaaacattataaaagTCGTGTCAAGAAAATACTGCGGCTAGTAAGCCATATTTTTGTATCTATTCAACTCTTCTAGAAGTTGAACGTGTGGTGCTACAATTAAAAAACTATTCATTCCAAGTTTCTTTAATACtacatttttatattacatACAAATGCAGGAAGATAGACTAGCTTTTGGaaatttcttaaattataaACTAGGTTTTAGCGCTCATCACAAAGAGAAATTCTAGCACTTGAGCATCACATATTAAATATTTCCAAGTCAAATTTACAAAATTACACCTGATACATTCATTGAATTGACTGTGTGAGTCTGATGAGCTGCCCCCAGTTGGAATTTACACACAGTTTCTTATGTTAGACTCACAAGTTTTGGGGAAAGGTGGTGATACAAGCTAATGTCTCtgatttcttaaaaaattgtgTCTGCAGATTTTCATCCTGCATATAGCTCACGCAAGCTAACAGATCGAAAAACTGGCAGCAATGACTAGGAAACAGAAGACATCACATCATCTGAATCCACTTTAAGCTGAAGATAAGAAACAAAATGGAGATACGTTAAGGCAGTGAAAGGAGATTCAACCTCAGAAAGCTAGTTTTAAGAGTAAGGCATACTTGATGTAGATGGTTCATGAGAGAGCCCTGTAACAACTTTTTCAGCTTTTCACTTTGATCAACCATGTGGCCTAGTTTGATAGATTGTTGAAGTTGACACCATAAACGTTCAATCAAAGAATAGGGAAACCAAACTGCAAATGGCCTCTTACGACGAATAATATCAGCTGGTCTCTGCAAGTAATGGAAACAGATGGTTCTGTTAAGGAATAAGCACATAGCCAGGAATAGAATTGGTTAACCTTGCAATCAATAaataatgcataaataataCTAGTGGACAAAGAATCAATGTCATGAAGTGCTGTTGATATATAAAGGTGAAGTGTCTTAACATATACTCCCCTACACATGTTCTATTCTCGTTGTACTTGTAGATAGAACTTTGGATGTGTCATTACAGATCTCTACATGTTAAAAATTCAGCTAAATTTATCCATCAAGTGCATTTAATAATTTGGAAATTATGTACACAATAATGCATATAGCCATCATACAGATCAGGTGTTTAAATAGAGCCCTCAGATGAGAGCCCTATATCCTTGGCCTATACTATTATTCAATAACAGAAACCATTAGGACAGAGAAGTCCTCTCAGAGAGGTGATACCAGTACGATGTTCTTCAGCATCACTAAGCACAGCAAATGACCACAAGTGCTATAGTCTTATATTGAACCTTAGCAGGTTAATTGACTGAAACATCAGTCAAAAAttcaagataaataaaaaaaccctTACAGCAACCATTCACCGTCAAATGCTTTGTGGATAAGATGAGAAACTCACCAGTGACGCGAAGGATTCAATGTACTCCAGAAGCAGATTAGTCGCTTCAGTATAACGACCATAGTCAATATATAGCCGAAACAAAGTAGCAGGGTTTGACTCACTTCCTGCCATTCCCCCACCACTTTTTGCTGGCACACCCTATGTCCAAATAgaatcatcaaaataattatcAGACCTTGACTTCACATTGAAGAAGTCTAGAAGATAAGCAacatatattaaatcaaaattactTAGCcaaaaagaacaaaacaaatTCTGGATCGTGCTGCTAAGAGTTCCTTTCCACATCCGTGTAATCCAACATGAGTATGGGGATGTGGGTGGGGTCCACATcatatttggtttgatttgagtTTGACATACACATATTTGCATTAAGTACAACACTTAATATATACGAGATAacttatgaataaaatataaatattaaatgctCACAAGGAGTTTAATTATAAACTTCAAtaaatgtcaaaatataaacttatgtATGTTGTAATATACATTTACTTACTTATCTTATCACCTCTACTCATTTTATCATAACCCCGAatcctaaaataaaatggacaCTACTCTAATCTTTTATCAATTTATGATTATGTAATAGTTATATCAATTTATGATTATGTAATAGTctcttgttcttttctttttttgaataagGCATCATTAAAGGAGGGATGAACCACAAAAACTTATAATAATCTTTCTCATTTAACTGTATCAGCACTCATATCCATACTCCTGAATCCTAAAATCTGTGTGATGCAAAATCTGAACCCTAGATCCATACATGTATAGGATTACCCGCACCCGATTCGGTCAACATAAGTTTTCCCACCCGAGAGCAAAAAAGCGTTGCAAATAATGCTTCCGTATATACCAACATAATAATGAATACTTATTTTTACCTTTTCAAGACTTTGCAAGACACTAATCTTGAATGAGAAATAACCACGtcaatatattctttttttaattaatttgaaaattcaacatgctttaatgaaaaccCTTCTTGTTCCTTCTATTGACAACATATTCCAGAAGTTCTTTTtgatagataatatttttttattacaatcACACCAAGTTCGTGAGAATACTAATGATTCTAAACAAATAAGTATTATGCCCACAAATTACCTCAACTATCaacactttttctttttacaggTAAAACACAAAGGAAATTTTCTGAGCCTTTGTATCACATTCTCAACTTCTATCAAAAGCCATACAAGTTTTGATGTTCCTTATTGAGAAGCCAATGAACCTTAAGGAGTTAATATTGTTCATGATCCCGTTTTACAaaatcattcatacatatatgtaaCTTTTGAGAACCATCCATGGTAGCATTCAGCAACCAATTGTCTAGTTTGACCTGAGCTGTGATATTTCCCAGCTAATCAGATGTTTTTTTTCCTCCGTCCTCCCATCCCAAAGAAGTCCCTCATTATCTTAATAATAAATGATAGCAATGATGCAAGAATTATAAATATGGTCATTACTAAACACAAATACTCAAGAGTGCTGCCGTAACCAGAGCAACTCCACCCCAACCCCCCAAAAAAACACCTTTGTTGACAAGGTTTACTCATTCAACCTTTTTGATCTCTTTGTGAACTTTCACTAGAACAACACCCAAACTTCTGATCCCTTAATTTACCACAAATAGAAAAcccaaaatattttgtaatgTCAATAATTTTACATCCTCAGATGATAGGACTACTTTAGATATCAAACAAACTAACAGAATAATAACATTACACTATATGCAGAAACTAGATGATAGGAACAATTCTTGActgaaatttataaatatatcttGATAAGTAATTCTTGTATAATTCTTTTCCATGACACTGACATATAACCTTGAATATTTGATCTTAGGCCCTCATTTATCAAATGAATATATACTTACCTTGAACATTTGAACCAACCAAAGAGGCAACTCAATTTGAGaatcagcagcaagaagagtatcagcaacaacaacaggCAATTTAGCATGaaactttttgtatttttcctGCAGTGACATTACATACatcaaaactaaaagaaaagcATATTTGCTTTGAACAGGGTAAAATTAATCATGAAAAGAAGGAAGAGACAAACGAGATAGAGCTCAAGTGTCTCCCAATGGCTACTGCCTTTAGATTCCTGTGAAGGTGGACCAACATTAGGCGATCCACGGACAACAATCTCATCCTGTGATGAAGTCAAAAGAAGACTCTGCATCCTGTGACCATTCCTGAGTAATAGGTATCAGACACATGTTAAGAAAAACAGCTGGTACCAAGAGGAATCAGAAATGATGCATATTGAAAAGCAGAATCAAGAATAGCTTACCCAACAGATGGGGTTCTCTTTGGGCAGCATTTCAATGATATAGCTGCAAAAACTCTTTCAAGTTCCCTGAGAGGTAACACAAGTGTTGCAAGTCAAAAAACCTACAAATTATGGAGGGATACTAACCTCTCTTGAAGCTACCCCAGAACAACATACCTCTCCAAAGCTGAACCTTTCCAAAATTTCAGAATTACTGTAAAAGCCATATCATACGAGCTTGATTCAACCAAAAGGTCAATCACATCAGTTGGGGCTGCCTCAATTTCTGAAAGGAGAAAAGCTTTTGTCAAAGGAAAGTAAAAACCAAAAAAGGGAAAACTAATTTTGAATCTCATTGCGTTGAGACCTTCCATTTCATATAAATGACTAGCAACAAAATCTCCCTAGTTTGCACAAGGAATTATTTCAATACGATATATGTTTCCCAAAATGACATACTAAGCCAGAGAGTATCTCAAAACCTAAGCTTCAAATTTGATAACATTGAGGTAAATAAACAGCAAATTTAGAACTTAGAAACAAGGGAAGACATGGCATCAAGCTTACTAGCAAAAGTCCAAGAGACATTTGCCAATGACAGCAAATACTCAGCTGACGTTAGAATGAACTCATTCTCAAGTTTTTCAACATCTAAATATGACCTTTGCCTCTGAGACTGAGTACCATTACCAGGAGCTGGAAAAGGAGGCAATAGGTGAGACataaccaaacaaaaaaatgtagtgagagtttgaaaaagaaaatgatttttaaggACAAATAAATCTCGGAATATAATTACACTGTTCTTCCATGGTTATCCTAGACTTTTTACTTGGATATATATTAGAGTAAGTTTCCTCAAGTGGAGAATCAATCCAAGCATATGCAGGATGAACCAGCTGTAGAGCATTGATAGCAGCAGAAAGCCCATTCAGCCTCTCCTGCAGAATAAAGGATCGTCGTTGGAGATCTTGCGTTGCACCATGGATTCTTAATTGTGCTGAATACAAGTAAATATAGCTCGCTGCTCTCCGCCAATTATGTCTCTGCATAGCAAACGCATAGAGCAACTTGAACGGGTTTGGCTTGGCTGAAACATCTGAACGCTCAGCCTacaaattttaagatttaacGTGAGCCTTGTGAAGCTGCAAAACCAAGCATTAAATCACTTAATAGTTAATGAAATGATTAGAAACCTTCCAAGCAAGCTCTCGCTCCACTTTCTCAGACAAGCCAATAAATGGTAGCTGGCCATCACAAAGAATCTGGATGAAAGGAAAAGTAAAACAATATAGCGTAAGCGATCAAGTAATTATTAACAGTGTAAATGGAAAGAATGTAAtgaaaaacacatataaaaagtaaaaaagagaaCAGGTAATATAG comes from Solanum pennellii chromosome 1, SPENNV200 and encodes:
- the LOC107027514 gene encoding uncharacterized protein LOC107027514, which gives rise to MMPESTDDLEKANISSGSHVKEDSEYVRLVIRNERTDEVGPSQSQSQSRKKAILWWIKAIIWCIFSVIILLVSIKWGVPFFFEKILVPTLHWEATAFGRPVLALVLVASLALFPVFLIPSGPSMWLAGMIFGYGLGFVIIMAGTTVGMILPYFVGLFFRDRIHQWLKRWPHMAAMIRLVGEGSWFHQFRVVAIFRISPFPYTVFNYAVVVTKMRFWPYFWGSVAGMAPESFIYIYSGRLIRTFADVQYGNHHLTTVEIVYNVISFIIAIVTIVAFTVYAKRTLRQLESEEENNGEGSTSNLGKLELETLPMQKSKIPSVWSTL